In Crinalium epipsammum PCC 9333, the following are encoded in one genomic region:
- the fbp gene encoding class 1 fructose-bisphosphatase, which translates to MVDVAQPLVQEQALDRDCTTLSRHVLQQLHSFSAEAQDLSAIMNRIGLAAKLIARRLSRAGLMEGVLGFTGDVNVQGESVKKMDIYANDVFISVFKQSGLVCRLASEEMDKPYYIPENCPIGRYTLLYDPIDGSSNVDINLNVGSIFSIRQQEGDDLNGEASDLLQDGHKQLAAGYVLYGPSTMLVYSIGTGVHAFTLDPSLGEFILSNENIRVPEHGSIYSVNEGNFWQWDESLREYIRYVHRQEGYTARYGGALVGDIHRIFTQGGVFLYPGTVKKPEGKLRLLYESAPLAFLMEQAGGRASTGTQDILDVVPEKIHARTPLIIGSKEDVALVESFIQKQAKVSGETVSSNS; encoded by the coding sequence ATGGTAGACGTGGCTCAACCTTTGGTGCAGGAACAAGCACTAGATCGGGACTGCACGACCCTATCTCGTCACGTCCTGCAACAACTTCACAGCTTCTCAGCAGAGGCACAAGACCTCAGCGCGATCATGAATCGCATTGGTTTGGCAGCGAAGCTAATAGCGCGTCGCCTCAGCCGTGCTGGTTTAATGGAAGGTGTTTTAGGCTTTACTGGTGATGTGAACGTCCAAGGAGAATCCGTCAAAAAGATGGATATCTATGCCAATGACGTATTTATCTCAGTATTTAAGCAAAGTGGGTTAGTCTGTCGCCTCGCCTCAGAGGAAATGGACAAACCTTATTACATTCCTGAAAACTGCCCAATTGGACGTTACACTCTGCTTTATGACCCGATTGATGGTTCTTCCAACGTTGATATTAATTTGAATGTTGGTTCCATTTTCTCGATTCGTCAGCAAGAAGGTGACGATCTTAATGGAGAAGCTAGTGATTTATTGCAAGATGGGCATAAACAGTTAGCGGCTGGGTATGTTCTTTATGGTCCCAGCACAATGCTAGTGTATTCCATCGGTACTGGTGTCCACGCTTTCACTCTTGACCCCAGTTTAGGTGAATTTATCCTGTCTAATGAAAATATCCGTGTACCAGAACACGGTTCCATTTATAGTGTTAACGAAGGTAACTTCTGGCAATGGGATGAATCACTCCGAGAATACATTCGTTATGTCCATCGCCAAGAGGGTTACACTGCACGATATGGTGGGGCGTTAGTTGGAGACATCCATCGAATTTTTACTCAAGGAGGCGTTTTCCTATATCCTGGTACGGTTAAAAAGCCTGAAGGTAAACTGCGACTACTCTATGAATCTGCCCCTCTAGCGTTTTTGATGGAGCAAGCAGGTGGTAGAGCCAGTACCGGAACCCAGGATATTTTAGATGTAGTGCCTGAAAAAATCCATGCGCGGACACCTTTGATTATTGGCAGCAAAGAAGACGTAGCATTGGTGGAGTCTTTTATACAGAAACAGGCAAAGGTATCAGGCGAAACTGTGAGCAGCAATTCTTGA
- a CDS encoding RNA-guided endonuclease InsQ/TnpB family protein, which produces MRTAYQYRLRPTKQQITELDRWLSMLCAQYNYLLADRFNWFEQNRSPINACPLVCHLPELRDNPDYYSQKKTLPQLKKTHPWYGEIYSQVLQDVVKRVKLTFDRFLKGDSNGKRSGKPRFKARNRYRTFTYPQIKDGCLQGNLINLPMFGKLKFVLHRPIPDGFKIKTACITKKADGFYVTLSLEDATVPEITHDFNPNKITGIDVGLKEFLTTSEGETVAIPQYYRKAQKLLKVIHKRLSRRKKGSNRRLKTVKQLGKQHKKVADKRKDFHFKTANNLLKKYDVVAVEDLNIKGLSRTRLAKSVLDAGWSSFVSILTKKAENAGLLVVAVNPKNTSQDCSNCGEKVPKKLHERWHDCPHCRCNLDHW; this is translated from the coding sequence ATGAGAACAGCCTACCAGTATCGACTACGACCAACAAAACAACAAATTACTGAGCTTGACAGATGGCTATCTATGCTATGCGCTCAGTACAATTATTTGTTGGCTGATAGATTTAACTGGTTTGAACAGAACCGGAGTCCTATCAATGCTTGCCCCTTAGTTTGTCACCTACCAGAACTGCGAGATAACCCAGATTATTACTCGCAGAAAAAAACGTTGCCTCAACTCAAAAAGACTCATCCTTGGTACGGAGAAATTTACTCTCAAGTCCTCCAAGATGTAGTTAAAAGAGTTAAGTTAACATTTGATAGATTCCTTAAAGGTGACAGTAACGGTAAACGTAGTGGTAAACCTCGGTTTAAAGCACGTAATCGTTACCGTACCTTTACTTATCCCCAGATAAAAGATGGATGCTTGCAGGGCAACTTAATTAACTTACCAATGTTTGGTAAGCTTAAGTTTGTTTTGCATCGTCCGATACCTGATGGTTTTAAGATAAAAACAGCTTGTATTACCAAAAAGGCTGATGGCTTCTACGTTACGTTATCTCTGGAAGATGCGACTGTTCCTGAAATTACACATGATTTTAACCCAAATAAAATTACTGGGATTGATGTTGGTTTAAAAGAATTTTTGACAACTTCGGAAGGCGAAACTGTTGCTATTCCTCAATATTATCGTAAAGCCCAAAAACTGTTAAAGGTAATTCATAAACGGTTATCTCGTCGCAAAAAAGGAAGTAATAGAAGATTAAAAACCGTAAAACAACTAGGGAAACAGCATAAAAAAGTTGCTGACAAACGCAAAGACTTTCATTTCAAAACTGCTAACAACTTATTGAAAAAATATGATGTCGTTGCAGTTGAGGATTTGAATATAAAAGGTCTTTCTCGTACTAGATTAGCTAAATCTGTTTTAGATGCTGGGTGGTCAAGTTTTGTATCAATACTAACAAAGAAAGCCGAAAATGCTGGTTTGTTAGTGGTAGCTGTAAACCCAAAAAACACATCTCAAGACTGTTCTAATTGTGGTGAAAAAGTACCTAAAAAGCTGCATGAACGTTGGCATGATTGCCCTCATTGTAGATGTAATCTAGACCATTGGTGA
- a CDS encoding ATP-dependent 6-phosphofructokinase, producing the protein MGADKRIGILTSGGDCAGLNPVIRAVVHRAIGTYGWEVLGICRSTLGLMTNPPDVTKLEIDRVDSLLTMGGTVLGTTNKGDPFAFPMADGSLCDRSHEIIDNYHKLGLDALIGIGGDGSLAILRKIAQQGGINLVGIPKTIDNDVGSTEISIGFDTAVNIATEALDRLHFTAASHSRVMILEVMGRDAGHIALNAGIAGGADVILIPEIPYTLEKVCRKIKERQVQGKNFSIVIVSEAVCTEAGDLIKKMDRFGECRLGGIGQYLAEEIAGASGAETRVTVLGHIQRGGIPSPQDRLIAAAFGVEAVDLIAAGKYDHVVTWQNRQVGCVPITEAIGQYRAVDPQDTLVKTARGLGICLGD; encoded by the coding sequence ATGGGAGCAGACAAACGCATTGGTATTCTAACGAGTGGTGGTGATTGTGCTGGACTTAATCCTGTAATTCGTGCTGTTGTGCATCGCGCTATCGGCACTTATGGCTGGGAAGTTTTAGGTATATGTCGCTCTACTTTGGGATTAATGACTAATCCACCTGATGTAACCAAGTTGGAGATTGATCGGGTAGATTCTTTACTGACTATGGGTGGAACGGTGTTGGGGACAACAAATAAAGGTGATCCCTTTGCTTTTCCGATGGCTGATGGTAGTTTGTGCGATCGCTCCCATGAAATTATCGACAATTACCATAAGTTAGGGTTAGATGCCTTAATTGGGATTGGTGGTGATGGTAGTTTGGCAATTCTGCGAAAAATTGCCCAGCAAGGCGGGATCAATTTAGTCGGAATTCCCAAGACTATTGATAATGATGTTGGTTCTACGGAGATATCTATCGGATTTGATACAGCCGTCAACATTGCTACTGAAGCATTGGATCGCTTACACTTCACTGCTGCTAGTCATAGTAGGGTAATGATCCTAGAAGTGATGGGGCGCGATGCTGGACATATTGCCTTGAATGCGGGGATCGCTGGTGGCGCAGATGTAATCCTCATTCCTGAAATTCCTTACACTCTAGAAAAAGTTTGTCGCAAAATTAAAGAACGTCAAGTTCAAGGAAAAAACTTTTCGATTGTGATTGTCTCAGAAGCGGTATGCACAGAAGCAGGCGATTTGATCAAGAAAATGGATCGCTTTGGGGAGTGTCGTTTAGGTGGAATTGGTCAATATTTAGCTGAAGAAATTGCTGGTGCTAGTGGTGCAGAAACAAGAGTTACGGTTTTAGGACATATACAGCGAGGCGGTATTCCTTCACCACAAGACAGATTAATTGCAGCAGCTTTTGGTGTTGAGGCAGTTGATTTGATTGCTGCTGGTAAGTATGACCACGTTGTAACTTGGCAAAATCGTCAAGTTGGGTGTGTCCCGATTACTGAAGCGATCGGTCAATATCGTGCTGTTGATCCTCAAGATACTTTAGTCAAAACTGCTAGAGGTCTAGGTATTTGCCTGGGAGATTGA
- a CDS encoding AAA family ATPase, with the protein MLSTENRKVLIPNYTILETVAESQNTLIFRCLKQESQQPILLKIINYKYLSATYIAQLQHEYTVSRNLQVEGVIKPLALEKQDNIYLLILENFNGYSLQKIFKTQKLKLLDFLILAIQIVQILEEIHKHHIIHQDFQPENIIVNFKEKKVKITGLSLSSLLFQETQIPTNPHQLKSNLSYISPEQTGRINRFIDYRTDFYSLGVTFYEMLTGQLPFPTTDVMELIHCHIAKQPVPPHQLIPEIPLVISDIVMKLLSKTAEERYQSAFGIKVDLEKCLNSLQNLGNIPQFPLAGNDISEQLQIPQKLYGREGEITQLLAAFERVSNGKSEMILIAGYSGVGKSALVNEIHKPIVEKRGYFISGKFDQFKRNIPYAALTEAFSELIRQLLTESSQNIENWKHKILEAVGVNGQVITDVVPEVELLIDKQPNVPNLGATESQNRFNLVFQKFLGVFTRQEHPLVLFLDDLQWADAASLRLIKLISSDYNSQYLLMIGAYRDHEVDDFHPLTQTINEIKNHSTISAINLRPLNLIEINQLIADTLKCNLENTASLANLVGNKTQGNPFFLTQLLKSIYQEKILFYQQDFHCWQWDVELINNLGITDNVVQLMVSKLNKLDHKTQDILKLAACIGNRFSLEILSIINDQSLVTTAHQLWEALQTGLILPLSNAYKIPLLATTELSVLENNFSWHQENLVIEYKFLHDHVQQAAYSLIPENRKQALHLKIGKLLLKNSRPQYIKEQIFDIVNHLNVGSDLITHQPEKDQLARLNLLAGQKASSATAYKPAARYLRAGLELLAPNTWDYQYQLTLDLYLERIEAEYINTNIEQATQLSDIALEHAKTVLDKANIYALQIKFYIAQNDCPKVLDTGTKVLEMLGIDLVQTAPQNLINEDLLDLPNMDDPYTLAAMNILMLLCPVAFISNSPLGLPFVFTMFQLSKNFGSCKETIYAYAIYGSALCGPLADIDAGQGYFKISLKLLDKFEAIDLKSKIYNILAANILHWKQHIKETLKILEESLESGLNTGDIEQVCHAALFYCEHDFFRGHNLKLLAKKQKKYINLIAKFKQSYQLNYTKICGQTVLNIIGVSGNKDNLIGKHFNELEVLPQLLADKSVLAIFYIYFNKLMLAYLFNDYQQAIKSAVAAEEYTVYARAMMVWGEYNFYYALALLAEYSHATKDEQERYMTTVVENQQRLKQWADHAPANYQHKYELVEAEINRVSGEAFKAMEYYDRAISNAREQGYIQEEALANERAAEFYLSLGRNRIARDYMTEAYNGYVGWGAIAKVQDLESIYPQLINAIAVVEPENNRHLTTTSSNPDSAIDLATVIKASQAISGEIRLDKLLEKLMRLVIENGGAQTGSLILIRDGKLIVEAQASLDAELVVLQPSVPVETHQFLPQTIINYVERTREDLVLNYAGKTEIFLADPYLVGHQIKSVLCTPILNQGKLLGILYLENNLLSGAFTTERLEVLKLLSSQAAISLQNALLYASLEQKIADRTQELNKKNRRLKLLNTLARELNSGLAVEQIIEKTVQRLSQNFPDFRVGYFTINDDGILSVVYAMSTTGYAYAPAEMPLSTNAIADLKTTPAYLFTLRQGQPVIVENINTEISLASLTDVLQATGTQALLDIPLKQSEKLVGLLRFDSITPYQWNQHEIATLTQVADYLTVALREAYTQQALVQEQEFLKAVLNNVQAGIVTCDADGILTLFNPAAIEFHGLDQKAIPPNEWSKYYKLYLPDGKTLMKTENIPLFRALQGDNVRNEEMIIISAQGEVRTLLVSGQAILDPQGKKLGAVVATQDITLIKQATNEIALARDQALAATRAKSEFLATMSHEIRTPMNAVIGMTGLLLDTNLTAEQRKFAEIIRNSGELLLTLINDILDFSKIESGKLQLELQPFDLQQVITSSLDLLALNALNKNLKLTYLLDPQTPTTIKGDSTRLRQILVNLLSNAVKFTDKGEVIVSVTAQKLVAEESLNNSISYTPTSDSGLYKIQFAVKDTGIGIPENRMERLFKSFMQVDSSTSRQYGGTGLGLAISKHLSEMMGGQIWVESGNAISGKPPANWQKPIWDWESTNPQALVSTEEQFLNSQPQGSIFYFTIIAAKSSSSPEVTANADRKNQLHTIISTPSKINQNFAKYLPLRILVAEDNRVNQDVALHLLQAIGYRADIVNNGLEVLEALHSRPYDVVLMDVQMPEMDGLSATQQICSEWDSESLPWIIAMTANAMQGDKEECLAAGMNDYISKPIRIEELIQALSRCKPKNLSLAGKLQKSVEYNQQPSELTSPTPSVEDDSQNPIDAKIWASLQQMLGVGAKEVLGKIINTYLEEAPRLLGEINAAIAGKDPAALVLASHSLRSASANLGAIKLSKLCQELELMGRSGTTVGAQEIMLKVDAMYEIVKSAFLIETQQS; encoded by the coding sequence ATGTTATCTACCGAAAACCGCAAGGTGTTGATTCCAAACTATACAATTTTAGAGACAGTCGCTGAATCTCAGAATACTCTTATTTTTCGTTGTTTAAAACAAGAATCACAACAGCCAATTTTACTTAAAATTATTAATTACAAATATCTTTCAGCAACATATATTGCTCAATTGCAGCATGAATACACAGTTAGTAGAAATCTTCAGGTAGAAGGAGTTATCAAACCCTTAGCTTTAGAAAAACAAGATAATATTTATTTATTAATTTTAGAAAATTTTAATGGGTATTCTTTACAAAAAATTTTTAAGACTCAAAAATTAAAATTACTAGATTTTTTAATTCTAGCAATTCAAATAGTGCAAATCTTAGAAGAAATACATAAACACCATATTATTCATCAAGACTTTCAACCAGAAAATATCATTGTCAACTTTAAAGAAAAAAAAGTAAAAATTACAGGTTTGAGTCTTTCATCTTTACTTTTTCAAGAAACGCAAATACCTACTAATCCACACCAACTTAAAAGCAATCTTAGCTATATATCTCCCGAACAAACAGGTAGGATAAATCGCTTTATTGATTACCGTACTGACTTTTATTCTTTGGGCGTAACATTTTATGAAATGCTCACAGGACAGTTACCTTTCCCGACAACTGATGTGATGGAACTAATTCACTGTCATATTGCTAAACAGCCTGTACCTCCCCATCAGTTAATCCCAGAAATTCCCTTAGTAATTTCAGATATTGTGATGAAGTTACTTAGTAAGACAGCAGAAGAAAGATACCAAAGTGCTTTTGGAATTAAAGTAGATTTAGAAAAATGTTTAAATTCTCTTCAAAATCTAGGCAACATTCCCCAATTTCCTCTTGCTGGAAATGATATATCCGAGCAACTGCAAATCCCACAAAAATTATATGGTCGTGAAGGAGAAATTACTCAACTTTTAGCAGCTTTTGAGAGAGTTAGTAATGGCAAAAGCGAAATGATTTTGATAGCTGGATATTCAGGCGTTGGTAAGTCAGCTTTAGTAAATGAAATTCATAAACCAATTGTCGAAAAGCGCGGCTATTTTATTTCAGGAAAATTTGATCAGTTCAAACGTAATATTCCTTATGCTGCCTTAACTGAAGCTTTTTCAGAACTAATCCGGCAGCTACTAACAGAAAGTTCTCAAAATATTGAAAACTGGAAACACAAAATTTTAGAGGCGGTAGGTGTTAATGGTCAGGTAATTACTGATGTAGTTCCTGAAGTTGAATTGCTCATTGACAAACAGCCAAACGTGCCAAACTTAGGTGCAACAGAATCCCAAAATCGCTTTAATTTAGTTTTTCAAAAGTTTTTAGGCGTTTTTACCCGCCAAGAACACCCACTGGTTTTATTTTTAGATGATTTACAGTGGGCAGATGCAGCTTCACTACGTTTAATTAAGTTAATAAGTTCTGACTATAATAGCCAGTATCTATTGATGATTGGGGCATATCGAGATCATGAGGTAGATGATTTTCATCCATTGACACAAACTATCAATGAAATAAAAAATCATAGCACGATCAGCGCTATCAATCTTCGTCCTCTCAATCTTATTGAAATAAATCAATTAATTGCCGACACGCTAAAATGCAACCTAGAAAATACCGCAAGTTTAGCTAACTTAGTTGGTAATAAAACTCAAGGTAACCCGTTCTTTTTGACGCAGTTACTCAAAAGCATTTATCAAGAAAAAATATTATTTTACCAGCAAGATTTTCATTGTTGGCAATGGGACGTTGAATTAATCAATAACTTGGGTATAACTGATAATGTTGTTCAATTAATGGTGAGCAAACTTAATAAACTAGATCATAAAACACAAGATATTTTAAAGCTGGCGGCTTGCATAGGTAATAGATTTTCTTTAGAAATTCTTTCAATAATTAATGATCAATCTTTAGTTACTACTGCCCATCAACTTTGGGAAGCACTCCAAACTGGTTTAATTTTACCCCTCAGTAATGCTTACAAAATCCCTTTACTCGCTACTACTGAATTATCAGTATTGGAAAATAATTTTAGCTGGCATCAAGAAAACTTGGTGATTGAATATAAGTTTTTGCACGATCACGTACAACAAGCTGCCTATTCTTTAATCCCAGAAAATCGTAAACAAGCCCTTCATTTAAAAATAGGTAAACTACTCTTAAAGAATAGCCGACCTCAATACATAAAAGAGCAAATATTTGATATTGTTAATCACCTTAATGTTGGTAGCGATTTAATTACTCACCAGCCAGAGAAAGATCAATTAGCAAGGCTAAATCTTTTAGCGGGTCAAAAAGCTTCATCTGCAACAGCTTATAAACCAGCAGCCAGGTATTTAAGGGCAGGTTTAGAATTGTTAGCGCCTAATACTTGGGATTATCAATATCAGCTAACGCTAGATTTATATTTAGAAAGAATAGAAGCAGAATATATTAACACAAATATTGAACAAGCTACCCAACTTTCTGATATTGCTTTAGAACACGCTAAAACGGTTTTAGATAAAGCCAATATATACGCTTTACAAATTAAGTTTTATATTGCCCAAAATGATTGCCCCAAAGTATTAGATACAGGTACGAAAGTTTTGGAAATGTTGGGTATAGATTTGGTACAAACAGCACCACAAAATTTAATAAATGAGGATTTGCTTGATTTACCTAACATGGATGATCCTTATACATTAGCAGCTATGAATATTTTAATGCTGCTTTGTCCAGTTGCTTTTATTTCTAATAGTCCTCTAGGCTTACCATTTGTTTTTACAATGTTTCAACTTTCTAAAAATTTTGGTAGCTGTAAAGAAACTATTTATGCTTATGCTATTTATGGGTCTGCACTTTGTGGCCCATTAGCAGATATAGATGCTGGGCAGGGTTATTTTAAAATATCTTTAAAACTATTAGATAAATTTGAGGCTATAGATTTAAAGTCTAAAATATATAATATACTTGCGGCTAACATTTTACATTGGAAACAACATATTAAAGAAACTTTAAAAATTTTAGAAGAGTCTCTAGAAAGCGGTTTAAATACTGGCGATATTGAGCAGGTTTGTCATGCTGCTTTGTTTTATTGTGAACATGATTTTTTTAGAGGTCATAATTTAAAATTGCTCGCTAAAAAACAAAAAAAATATATTAATTTGATTGCTAAATTCAAACAAAGTTATCAATTAAATTATACTAAAATTTGTGGTCAGACGGTATTGAATATTATAGGTGTATCAGGCAATAAAGATAATTTAATTGGAAAGCATTTTAATGAATTAGAAGTTTTACCCCAGCTTTTAGCAGATAAAAGCGTACTTGCTATCTTTTATATTTATTTTAATAAGTTAATGCTGGCTTACTTGTTTAATGATTACCAGCAAGCAATAAAGAGTGCTGTGGCAGCCGAAGAATATACAGTATATGCACGAGCCATGATGGTATGGGGTGAATATAATTTTTACTATGCTCTCGCCTTACTTGCAGAATATTCTCATGCTACAAAAGATGAGCAAGAACGCTACATGACTACAGTAGTGGAGAACCAGCAACGGTTAAAACAATGGGCGGATCATGCTCCCGCAAATTATCAGCATAAGTATGAATTAGTAGAAGCGGAAATTAATCGAGTAAGTGGGGAAGCTTTCAAGGCGATGGAATATTACGATCGCGCCATTTCCAATGCTAGAGAGCAGGGATATATTCAAGAAGAAGCACTAGCTAATGAACGAGCAGCAGAATTTTATCTATCTTTAGGTAGAAATAGAATTGCTAGAGATTATATGACCGAAGCTTATAATGGCTATGTGGGTTGGGGAGCGATCGCAAAAGTACAAGATTTGGAGTCAATATATCCGCAACTAATTAATGCGATCGCAGTAGTAGAACCAGAAAATAATCGCCATCTAACTACAACTAGCAGTAACCCAGATTCAGCAATAGATTTAGCCACTGTGATTAAAGCATCACAAGCTATTTCTGGAGAAATTCGGCTAGATAAGTTATTAGAAAAATTAATGCGATTGGTTATTGAAAATGGGGGCGCACAAACAGGAAGCTTAATTTTAATAAGAGATGGCAAACTTATAGTTGAAGCCCAAGCATCACTAGATGCGGAATTAGTGGTTTTGCAACCATCAGTACCAGTAGAAACCCACCAATTTTTACCACAAACAATAATTAATTATGTCGAGCGAACCAGGGAAGATTTAGTTTTAAATTATGCTGGTAAAACAGAAATATTTTTGGCAGATCCTTATCTTGTTGGTCATCAAATTAAATCTGTATTATGTACCCCTATTCTTAACCAAGGTAAACTGCTTGGCATTCTTTATCTGGAAAACAATTTGCTAAGTGGTGCATTTACTACTGAAAGGTTGGAAGTATTAAAACTTTTGTCTTCCCAAGCGGCTATTTCTTTACAAAATGCTTTATTATATGCTTCTCTAGAGCAAAAAATAGCAGATAGAACGCAAGAATTAAATAAAAAAAATCGTCGCCTTAAGTTACTTAACACCTTGGCGCGTGAACTTAATTCTGGTCTAGCCGTTGAGCAAATAATTGAAAAAACTGTACAACGACTCAGCCAAAATTTTCCCGATTTTCGGGTAGGTTACTTCACTATTAATGACGATGGAATTTTGAGTGTAGTATATGCGATGTCTACGACGGGCTACGCCTACGCACCAGCAGAAATGCCACTGTCAACTAATGCTATAGCCGATTTAAAAACTACTCCTGCTTATTTATTTACCTTACGTCAAGGTCAACCTGTAATCGTTGAAAATATCAATACTGAAATTAGTTTAGCGTCGTTAACTGATGTTCTTCAAGCAACTGGCACACAAGCTTTATTAGATATTCCCTTAAAACAGTCAGAAAAATTAGTAGGTTTGCTGCGCTTTGACTCTATTACTCCTTATCAATGGAATCAACATGAAATTGCCACTTTAACACAGGTAGCTGACTACTTAACTGTAGCCTTGCGAGAAGCTTATACACAACAAGCGCTCGTACAAGAACAAGAATTTTTAAAAGCAGTTCTTAATAATGTACAAGCTGGAATTGTTACTTGTGATGCTGATGGAATTTTAACTCTCTTTAATCCTGCTGCTATAGAATTTCATGGCTTAGATCAAAAAGCAATTCCGCCTAATGAATGGTCAAAATACTACAAATTGTATTTACCTGACGGTAAAACTCTCATGAAAACTGAAAATATACCTTTATTTCGAGCATTACAAGGTGATAATGTTCGTAATGAAGAGATGATTATTATTTCAGCGCAGGGAGAGGTACGTACTTTACTCGTTAGCGGACAAGCAATTCTCGACCCCCAAGGCAAAAAGCTTGGTGCTGTAGTTGCTACACAAGATATTACCTTAATCAAGCAAGCAACTAATGAAATAGCATTAGCGCGGGATCAAGCATTAGCTGCTACCCGTGCTAAAAGTGAATTTTTAGCAACCATGAGCCATGAAATTCGCACTCCGATGAATGCCGTAATTGGCATGACTGGGTTGCTGTTAGATACTAACCTCACAGCAGAACAGCGCAAATTTGCAGAAATAATTCGTAATAGTGGGGAATTATTACTAACCCTAATTAACGATATTCTCGATTTTTCTAAAATTGAATCTGGCAAACTTCAATTAGAACTCCAGCCTTTTGATCTCCAGCAAGTTATTACAAGTTCTTTAGATTTACTAGCATTAAATGCCCTGAATAAAAATTTAAAGTTAACTTACTTGTTAGACCCTCAAACTCCTACCACAATCAAAGGAGATTCTACAAGACTGCGACAAATATTAGTAAATTTGCTCAGTAATGCTGTCAAGTTTACAGATAAAGGAGAAGTAATTGTTTCAGTCACAGCGCAAAAATTAGTAGCAGAAGAAAGTCTCAACAACTCAATATCTTACACACCCACATCTGACTCTGGGCTATACAAAATTCAATTTGCTGTTAAAGATACAGGTATAGGCATTCCAGAAAACCGCATGGAACGTTTATTCAAATCTTTTATGCAAGTTGATTCATCGACGAGCCGTCAATATGGAGGAACTGGACTCGGACTCGCTATTAGTAAGCATTTGAGTGAAATGATGGGCGGTCAGATATGGGTAGAAAGTGGCAACGCCATTTCCGGAAAGCCTCCTGCCAATTGGCAAAAGCCGATTTGGGATTGGGAGTCTACCAATCCTCAAGCACTTGTTAGCACTGAAGAACAATTTTTAAATTCTCAACCTCAAGGTTCTATATTTTATTTCACTATTATTGCGGCAAAAAGTTCTAGTTCTCCCGAAGTTACAGCCAATGCTGATAGAAAAAATCAGTTACATACAATTATCTCTACGCCATCTAAAATCAATCAAAATTTCGCTAAATATTTGCCTTTGCGGATTTTGGTAGCAGAAGATAATCGGGTGAATCAAGATGTAGCTTTACACTTACTGCAAGCAATTGGATATCGAGCCGATATAGTTAACAATGGGTTAGAAGTTTTAGAGGCTTTGCATAGTCGCCCTTATGATGTGGTGCTAATGGATGTGCAAATGCCAGAAATGGATGGATTATCAGCGACACAGCAGATTTGCTCTGAATGGGATAGTGAATCGCTTCCTTGGATTATTGCTATGACAGCTAATGCTATGCAAGGAGACAAAGAAGAATGCCTTGCTGCTGGTATGAATGATTATATTAGCAAGCCAATTCGTATAGAAGAGTTAATTCAGGCTTTGAGCAGGTGCAAACCCAAGAATTTATCCTTGGCTGGTAAACTGCAAAAGAGTGTTGAATACAATCAGCAACCTTCTGAGCTAACATCTCCAACTCCCTCGGTGGAAGATGATAGCCAAAATCCAATTGATGCCAAAATTTGGGCATCTTTACAACAAATGCTTGGTGTTGGAGCTAAGGAAGTGTTAGGGAAAATCATCAACACTTATTTAGAGGAGGCTCCGCGATTGTTGGGTGAAATCAATGCTGCTATTGCAGGAAAAGATCCAGCAGCATTGGTACTTGCATCTCATTCATTGAGGTCAGCAAGTGCTAATTTGGGAGCTATTAAGCTGTCTAAACTTTGTCAGGAGTTGGAATTAATGGGGCGTTCTGGTACTACGGTAGGGGCGCAAGAAATTATGCTGAAAGTTGATGCCATGTACGAAATAGTTAAGTCAGCTTTCCTGATTGAAACACAGCAAAGTTAA